A genome region from Candidatus Omnitrophota bacterium includes the following:
- a CDS encoding prepilin-type N-terminal cleavage/methylation domain-containing protein — protein sequence MKVENSAFTLIELLIVVAIIGILAAIAVPNFINAQIRAKVATTQADERALAVAIETYRMDNNMYPPTPNTAGNMRFARLAKLTSPTPYMSSVPLDPFRDGVDPNNSGTLFQPEDSAYPLWDPEYADAQKNSATFSLLKDQQNRKGGWLLHGAAPDTDYEAAQGMPLHYYDASNGTRSSGDIYRFGP from the coding sequence ATGAAAGTGGAAAATTCTGCTTTTACTTTGATTGAACTGCTGATTGTCGTCGCTATCATCGGGATTTTGGCGGCTATCGCCGTCCCCAATTTCATCAACGCTCAAATTCGCGCCAAAGTCGCCACAACGCAAGCCGACGAACGCGCTCTGGCCGTGGCGATCGAAACTTATCGCATGGATAACAACATGTATCCTCCCACGCCCAACACCGCCGGTAATATGCGCTTCGCCCGTCTGGCAAAATTGACCAGCCCAACGCCCTACATGAGTTCCGTGCCGCTGGATCCTTTCCGCGATGGAGTCGATCCCAATAATTCCGGAACCTTATTCCAGCCGGAAGACAGCGCTTACCCGTTATGGGATCCGGAATACGCCGACGCGCAAAAAAACAGCGCGACCTTTAGTCTGCTTAAAGATCAACAGAATCGGAAAGGCGGTTGGCTGTTGCACGGCGCCGCGCCGGATACGGACTACGAAGCCGCCCAAGGAATGCCGCTGCATTATTACGACGCCAGCAATGGAACGCGCAGCAGCGGCGATATTTACCGCTTTGGCCCTTGA